From Acidithiobacillus sp. AMEEHan, a single genomic window includes:
- a CDS encoding MFS transporter → MTDAKRGTFRSFREEWVIQRVRLMEERMARLRQVLGEPRRWISIWFLAYALLGAVSSGLLPILLPLMIVGVTHHLSWVAYVMGGFNLGLLTSPLWGVMADRYRLYRPIFYAGFLVLAASLAIMPFVPGIIPWTALSFLAGAGTSAAATMASLFVVEFDPQNDWEPRLGWLQTLNGAGQVMGLLVAGIFVANFTVGLLCSAAIILPALWLGAKGLPSKSEIDWRVQVGQRMRRDLDWRFLAIFGRPELLAGGISRFSHHLSLQGVRRLSEVLGSRFGRFLFSWFIVAFGVAAFFAYFPVAMQHAYHVAPALTSSTYAVTAAIALVLYSVGARLSGKYGAGRVYRWSLLLRFLGFLLLLSVFYLPIPKAVIALIGFALIILAWPLQSISGMTLTARLTPFSQGSAMGLFNASGAIATVLGTFLGGPLVASIGYPILSILALVGILLGWMSGQNLQPEQVVRESLEKISMETT, encoded by the coding sequence ATGACGGATGCTAAGCGCGGTACCTTTCGATCATTTCGCGAAGAATGGGTCATACAACGTGTCCGCCTGATGGAGGAGCGGATGGCGCGCCTCCGCCAGGTGTTGGGTGAACCGCGACGCTGGATTTCCATATGGTTTCTCGCGTATGCACTCCTGGGCGCTGTTTCATCAGGCTTACTGCCTATCTTACTGCCACTGATGATTGTTGGGGTCACCCATCATCTCAGCTGGGTTGCGTATGTTATGGGGGGATTCAATCTCGGACTCCTCACCTCACCCCTGTGGGGCGTTATGGCGGATCGTTACCGCCTTTATCGCCCAATTTTTTATGCCGGCTTCTTAGTCTTAGCCGCGTCCTTGGCAATCATGCCCTTTGTACCGGGCATCATCCCTTGGACGGCGCTGTCCTTCCTGGCGGGTGCCGGCACATCGGCGGCGGCGACGATGGCGAGCCTCTTCGTCGTCGAATTTGATCCGCAAAATGACTGGGAGCCCCGGCTTGGATGGTTGCAAACGCTGAATGGAGCCGGACAGGTGATGGGACTGTTGGTCGCCGGCATATTCGTGGCGAATTTTACCGTGGGACTCCTATGCTCCGCAGCGATCATTCTCCCGGCCCTTTGGCTCGGCGCTAAGGGGCTTCCCAGTAAATCGGAGATTGATTGGAGGGTGCAGGTGGGTCAGCGTATGCGGCGGGATCTGGACTGGCGTTTCCTCGCCATCTTCGGCAGGCCCGAGCTTCTAGCTGGTGGGATTTCGCGCTTTTCCCATCACCTCTCGCTACAGGGCGTGAGGCGTCTTTCGGAAGTGTTGGGCAGTCGCTTTGGCCGATTTTTGTTCTCCTGGTTTATCGTCGCATTTGGCGTGGCAGCATTCTTTGCCTACTTCCCGGTCGCCATGCAGCATGCCTACCACGTCGCGCCCGCTCTTACCTCCAGTACCTACGCCGTTACTGCCGCGATTGCCCTCGTGCTGTACTCTGTAGGGGCGAGATTATCCGGGAAATATGGTGCTGGACGCGTCTATCGCTGGTCATTGCTACTGCGTTTTCTTGGCTTCTTGTTATTGCTGAGCGTTTTCTATTTGCCCATTCCAAAGGCCGTCATCGCGCTCATTGGCTTTGCCTTGATCATTCTTGCGTGGCCGTTGCAAAGTATTTCCGGAATGACATTGACTGCGCGTTTGACGCCGTTTAGCCAAGGGTCAGCCATGGGATTGTTCAACGCCAGTGGGGCGATTGCGACGGTACTGGGCACCTTTTTGGGTGGGCCTTTGGTGGCAAGCATCGGCTACCCAATTCTATCCATCCTGGCGTTGGTGGGCATACTCTTGGGTTGGATGAGTGGACAAAACTTGCAGCCAGAACAGGTCGTTCGGGAAAGTTTGGAGAAAATCAGCATGGAAACCACATGA